Proteins from a genomic interval of Tiliqua scincoides isolate rTilSci1 chromosome 11, rTilSci1.hap2, whole genome shotgun sequence:
- the SLC25A37 gene encoding mitoferrin-1, with protein MTAGAVAGILEHTVMYPVDSVKTRMQSLQPDPKAQYQSVYHALKKIVRTEGFRRPLRGINVTMLGAGPAHALYFACYEKMKSTLSEVIRGGENSHLANGMAGSMATLLHDAVMNPAEVVKQRMQMYNSPYKSVLGCIRTVRRTEGWGAFYRSYTTQLTMNIPFQSIHFITYEFMQEQINPHRQYNPHTHIISGAIAGAVAAAATTPLDVCKTLLNTQENMALSSVNISGHLSGMANAFRTVYQLGGIAGYFKGVQARVIYQMPSTAIAWSVYEFFKYFLTKQKLEKRTPC; from the exons ACCCGGATGCAGAGTTTGCAGCCCGACCCCAAAGCCCAGTACCAAAGCGTCTACCATGCCTTAAAGAAGATCGTCCGCACGGAAGGCTTCAGGCGACCTTTACGCGGGATCAATGTGACCATGCTGGGTGCGGGCCCAGCCCACGCACTCTACTTTGCCTGCtatgaaaaaatgaaaagcactttAAGTGAAGTGATCCGCGGCGGGGAGAACAGCCACCTGGCCAACG GAATGGCTGGGAGCATGGCCACGCTACTCCACGATGCTGTTATGAATCCGGCTGAAG TGGTGAAGCAGCGCATGCAGATGTACAACTCTCCGTACAAGTCCGTCTTGGGGTGTATCAGGACGGTGCGTCGGACTGAAGGGTGGGGTGCTTTCTACCGCAGCTATACCACTCAGCTCACCATGAATATCCCTTTCCAGTCCATTCACTTCATCACCTACGAGTTCATGCAGGAGCAGATCAACCCCCATCGGCAGTACAACCCCCACACGCACATCATCTCGGGAGCCATTGCCGGGGCTGTggcagctgccgccaccaccccTTTGGACGTGTGCAAGACGTTGCTCAACACTCAGGAGAACATGGCCTTGAGTTCTGTGAATATTAGCGGGCACCTCTCAGGAATGGCCAATGCTTTCAGGACAGTGTACCAGCTGGGGGGCATTGCTGGGTATTTCAAGGGGGTCCAGGCGCGGGTCATATACCAGATGCCTTCGACTGCCATTGCTTGGTCTGTGTATGAATTCTTCAAGTACTTCCTTACGAAGCAGAAGCTGGAGAAACGGACTCCCTGTTGA